From a single Paraburkholderia sp. D15 genomic region:
- a CDS encoding patatin-like phospholipase family protein produces the protein MFDQVVFAGGGNRCWWQAGFWDVVQPELRIRPRVITGISAGAATACMLYTRDSDWVMRYYEDALRHNTRNAYWGNLLRGESVFPHYRIYRQALLDIYGEKFSTLADAPEIRIGVSHLPRWLGARSAVAAGLIAYNIEKYVRKTLHPTLGRSLGFHPEFVRAQDCASVEDLADLILQSSSTPPFTPVLRRNGRPVLDGGMVDNVPVGALDADVPGNVLVMVTRLYPRPQMFVVPHGVQQRIYVQPSRKVPISSWDYTSPSQMVHAYNLGRGDGETFLERMPALMEAGAHEAH, from the coding sequence ATGTTCGATCAGGTCGTATTCGCCGGCGGCGGCAACCGCTGCTGGTGGCAAGCGGGTTTCTGGGACGTCGTGCAGCCGGAGCTGCGAATCCGGCCGCGCGTCATCACCGGTATTTCGGCCGGCGCCGCGACCGCGTGCATGCTCTACACGCGCGACTCCGACTGGGTAATGCGCTACTACGAAGATGCGCTGCGTCACAACACGCGCAACGCCTATTGGGGCAACCTGCTGCGCGGCGAGTCGGTGTTTCCGCACTACCGGATCTATCGGCAGGCGCTACTCGACATCTACGGTGAAAAATTCTCGACGCTCGCCGACGCGCCCGAGATCCGTATCGGCGTGTCGCATCTGCCGCGCTGGCTCGGCGCGCGCAGCGCGGTCGCCGCGGGACTTATCGCGTACAACATCGAGAAATACGTGCGCAAAACGCTGCATCCGACGCTTGGCCGCTCGCTCGGTTTTCATCCGGAATTCGTGCGCGCGCAGGATTGCGCGAGTGTCGAGGATCTGGCGGATCTGATCCTGCAATCGTCGAGTACGCCGCCGTTCACGCCGGTTTTGCGGCGTAACGGGCGTCCGGTGCTGGATGGCGGAATGGTCGACAATGTCCCGGTCGGCGCGCTCGACGCCGACGTGCCCGGCAACGTGCTGGTCATGGTCACGCGTCTCTATCCGCGCCCGCAGATGTTCGTGGTGCCGCACGGCGTGCAGCAGCGGATCTACGTGCAGCCGTCGCGCAAGGTGCCGATTTCGAGTTGGGACTACACGAGCCCTTCGCAGATGGTGCACGCATACAACCTCGGCCGCGGCGATGGGGAAACGTTCCTTGAACGTATGCCGGCGCTGATGGAAGCCGGCGCGCACGAAGCGCATTGA
- a CDS encoding D-2-hydroxyacid dehydrogenase family protein: MKIAILDDYQDAVRKLDCFQLLADHEVKVFNNTVRGLGQLASRLSEVDALVLIRERTRINSQLLDKLPRLRMISQTGKVSSHIDLAACTERGIAVLEGSGSPIAPAELTWALIMAAQRRIPQYVANLKQGAWQQSGLKTSALPPNFGLGQVLRGQTLGIWGYGKIGRLVAGYGKAFGMNVLIWGRDHSREAARADGYGVAESREALFEQSDVLSLHLRLHDDTRGIVKQEDLMRMKPTALLVNTSRAELLDENALVNALSHNRPGMVAIDVYESEPILQGYSLLRMENVICTPHIGYVERESYELYFSAAFKNILAFDAGDTASVANPEALQGGRRR; the protein is encoded by the coding sequence ATGAAGATTGCCATCCTCGACGATTACCAGGACGCCGTCCGCAAGCTCGACTGCTTTCAACTGCTGGCCGACCACGAGGTCAAGGTTTTTAACAACACCGTGCGCGGTCTCGGCCAACTGGCGAGCCGCTTGTCGGAAGTCGACGCGCTGGTACTGATTCGCGAACGTACCCGCATCAACTCGCAACTGCTCGACAAACTGCCGCGTTTGCGCATGATCAGCCAGACCGGCAAGGTATCGAGCCATATCGATCTGGCGGCCTGCACGGAGCGCGGCATCGCCGTGCTGGAAGGCAGCGGCTCGCCGATCGCGCCGGCCGAGCTCACGTGGGCACTCATCATGGCGGCCCAGCGGCGCATTCCGCAATACGTGGCAAACCTTAAGCAAGGTGCCTGGCAGCAGTCGGGGCTGAAGACCTCCGCGTTGCCGCCGAACTTCGGTTTGGGTCAGGTGCTGCGTGGTCAGACGCTGGGGATCTGGGGCTACGGCAAGATCGGGCGGCTGGTGGCCGGCTACGGCAAGGCGTTCGGCATGAACGTGCTGATCTGGGGCCGCGACCATTCGCGCGAAGCCGCGCGCGCCGACGGCTACGGCGTCGCCGAGAGTCGTGAAGCGCTGTTCGAGCAGAGCGACGTGTTGTCGCTGCATCTGCGTCTGCACGACGACACGCGCGGCATCGTCAAGCAGGAAGACTTGATGCGGATGAAGCCGACCGCGTTGCTCGTGAACACGAGCCGGGCCGAATTGCTCGACGAAAACGCGTTGGTGAATGCGCTGTCGCACAACCGTCCGGGGATGGTGGCCATCGACGTGTACGAAAGCGAGCCGATTCTGCAGGGCTACAGCCTGCTGCGGATGGAGAACGTGATCTGCACGCCGCACATCGGGTACGTGGAGCGCGAGAGCTACGAGCTGTATTTCAGCGCGGCGTTCAAGAACATCCTCGCCTTCGATGCCGGCGATACGGCCAGCGTGGCGAATCCCGAGGCGTTGCAGGGTGGACGCCGGCGGTAA